In Tribolium castaneum strain GA2 chromosome 8, icTriCast1.1, whole genome shotgun sequence, the genomic window CCGCCTTACCTCTCTCAAGTTCGTTTCTTCGACGCATTTTAAAGCGtcttcaattttcaaaaataggaTAAACGCAACTCCTTTACTTTTCCGTGTGTTTTTATCCTTCAAAACTGTGACTCTGATAAAAAAGGGGTGCAATAAACAAACCAACCTAACCTCACTTTTACTCACTTGACGATTTTGCCGTACTTTTCGAATAGCTTGTGCAAGTCGTTGTTTTTAAGCTCGTAGGGGATATTCGAGACGTAAACTGTGCTTTTGCTAGGAACTAGACCACCGctcattgttttttatttaatttaaaggaAAATTAAAGGTCGGGATTAGTCGGTAACGATCGTAATGAcgcgccaaatttaaataaaaatcttattcattaaattattcacttaaatACAGGTCATGTCTCCATATCTTCCTTATCATTATCTTTATCTCCGTcgtaaaattcatttttcgCCTCGACCATCTTATCTTCCAACTCTTGACTAATTCTAACATCAGGGTCTTCTTCTTCCTTGACTTTGTCTTCTTCAGGGATTGCGTCTCCTGGCACGTCGTGCATTTGCACACTGGGCGAGTGTTGACACATCTTCAAGTTGTCGCACACAAACCTGGAAAAAGTGTCATGAAAAGTTGGGTTATTATAGCACAAATCTGAaactttttgatttaattttttcaagaaaaataataaataaaatcgtttttttacaattggcTGTTGTTCCTAGGTTAAATCATTACCTCACAGATTTGTTCTTATTTCGCTTTAAATATTTGTGACCAAGTTTTAACGGGTTAAACagcttaataattttaatgctttatggaaaaagttaaagttgaaatggcttgaaaaaatacagtacCATAAATAAGTCATGTACAACACtcctaataaaatttatcaaaaaattatgtaccattttttaataaaaaaaaaatgaccaaaaaatgggctttttcattttattttttaatgacatagaagtttttttttcaaattcatatACAACGttgggcaaaagtatggaaccaagcaTTTTATGCTTAAACTATGtaccttacgaaaaaactaattattaagtCATcgactactttaaaaatgtgataattttttaagaataaaattttttgaaatttcttttAGTCTacgtgttattaatttttttttcaaatggcttCCTCCTatggcgatttttttggtaaaagattatgttctaaaaataacttctactttaaaaaaattaattttaagccatgttttttttttcataaattattattattatttgaacttaatttttttatagaaaaataaacaaatcacGTTTCTAACCGTTTTAAACTCGGGAATGATTCAACGTTAGAACAACACCCAGTTGTAATGAAACTATTTTGTGCAAtacttttcataaaaattcaatttcaaattttgcgttcAGTTCCACTTCAGACCTCCTTAATATAGTTCAGTGGCGCAGCAAGGGAGATTGTTGGGGGTTGAGAACATAATcatgcaaaataatttaagttgcagtaataaaacaaaactttcCAGACAATCATTGTAGACATTCGATTTTTTCTACTTCCGAAAATTCCGAGAAAAGCAACCCACAAAATCCatattttcgttatatttcagaaaaatctTCGGAGaggttttttgtaaaataaatgctacatttctGATACCATGGTAGAAATAACtttttgagtaatgacgttattttttatgaaaaccgacatttttaacagattaCTGTTTTTGATAGTAGGTACACTCCCTTATCTTTctggtaataataaaaaaataaaaaaaaataatattatctacacaaaacaaaaaataccaatattatttaccgattattttgcatatatttttgaaaataattaaaatagaaacacttaaacaaaaatattaaaacaattaccaCCTATAAAATAAGGCAGGAAACAGACAGATAAAGCTTTTTGTGTGaaattcttaataatttttgtagctACAAAATGTGAGCTATACAACAAATAACCTTGAatttaagacaattttttttacattatttttgcccCGAACAACATTTCCGAAAAAACATTCAgcaacatatttatttttagttaattttaagTGCTACAAGGAACTAAAATAATCATATGCAGGTAAAGAGCTCATTTTTCATTTCTGCGTCGTTATTAGTTTACTAatgaaaaacatatttttacgAAGGTAAACCCCCATAAACTCTATCTCTGGCTGCGCCACTGGTATAGTTGTTCAACCTTCAATTGAAGAGTACAGGGGAAAAACAGGAAATAACTACTTTTCAAGAATTTGAACTAATAATGTCATGtagtttttactatttttttagctCAAGTTATAGCCCTCCAtagtcaaaattaaaactaattaactaaaaaaagttgtttttcttTGAATGACGTTCGTCATTTTTCCCTTATACttatcaatttaaaaattacttagtAATGGCCTCCAAATACTGGCGACTGTTTGCGTTTTCCTGCCTTGTGACCACCTCAGGATGTAGGGTAAAGTCGGGTGCGAAAAACTCCAAATATTCGGTGTAGGGCAATTCATTTGAAATTTGTTCATCCACAAGTAACGAAGTTTCGTAAGTCCAACACCTCGCGACATTTCTCAGCGTATAACCGCCACCTCCAACCACCAAAGTTGGAACATTCAGACTCTTGACGAACTTAACACACTCCCCGTGCCCTTTGGTACTCAGGGAGAAACACCCCAGGCGGTCGTTGGCCAAGGAATCGGCCCCACATTGTAGTACAATTGCAGTGGGTTGGAAAAATTCCATCACGCTTGAAATGACCGGCTTAAAAACCATCCAATAGCTGGAATCGTCGATTCCTTCCTTCAGCGGCACGTTGACGGAGTAATAACGGCCACTTTCCGCCCCCACTTCGTACATATCGCCCGTGCCCGGGAAGAAATAATTGCCGTATTTGTGGAAACTGACCGTCATGACCCGATCAGTGAGATAGAAGGCTTCCTGGACGCCGTCTCCGTGATGCACGTCGATGTCAATGTATAAAACCCTCGCGTGGTACTTGAGCAATTCTAAAATCCCAATCACAATATCGTTAACGTAGCAGAAACCACTGGCTTCGAATTTCTTGGCGTGGTGGAGCCCCCCTGACCAATTAACAGCAATGTCGCAGTGGTTATTGTTCAGTTTCATGGCCCCCTCGAGCGACGCCCCCGTGTACATGGAGCAGAAGTCAAACAGCCCCCAGAAGACCGGGCAATCGTCCCCCACGTTATAGTGACTCAGATGCTTGGTGAACGCTTGGATGTTCTGCGGCGTGACTTTTTGCAGAAAATCTACAAGTGTGGGGGTTAAGGCAAGTGAAATTACCGTGGTGGCTTTACCGATGTATTCGTCCGAGTGGAAGCGACACATGTCGTGGGCGCTGGCCTTGTAAGGCCGGTAAATCTGCATGTGCTTGTGCAGCCCGTAATTTAACACTAAGCTGTGGATCACAGACAGGCGGTGGGGCTTCATGGGGTGCCCCGTCCCGTAGTGGAAGTTCCCCACGTCAGGGTTGAAGAAGTAAGACACTCGGTGCTTCGACATCACGCCGATAGCTCCTTCCACAcgtacaaaaaatacaaaaacaaaactataacAACAAGGCGTTTCGTCAGCCAAAACCTATCCTCCGGCATGCTTCCGGATAGCCCCCATTGTGGTTTCTGATAAAACAGCCCCCAAACAAACGTGACGTTTCTGCGCCTCACTACCAACCGAACGACGCAAAAACACCCATTAAGAAATGGTG contains:
- the HDAC3 gene encoding histone deacetylase 3, producing MSKHRVSYFFNPDVGNFHYGTGHPMKPHRLSVIHSLVLNYGLHKHMQIYRPYKASAHDMCRFHSDEYIDFLQKVTPQNIQAFTKHLSHYNVGDDCPVFWGLFDFCSMYTGASLEGAMKLNNNHCDIAVNWSGGLHHAKKFEASGFCYVNDIVIGILELLKYHARVLYIDIDVHHGDGVQEAFYLTDRVMTVSFHKYGNYFFPGTGDMYEVGAESGRYYSVNVPLKEGIDDSSYWMVFKPVISSVMEFFQPTAIVLQCGADSLANDRLGCFSLSTKGHGECVKFVKSLNVPTLVVGGGGYTLRNVARCWTYETSLLVDEQISNELPYTEYLEFFAPDFTLHPEVVTRQENANSRQYLEAITKFVCDNLKMCQHSPSVQMHDVPGDAIPEEDKVKEEEDPDVRISQELEDKMVEAKNEFYDGDKDNDKEDMET